A segment of the Triticum urartu cultivar G1812 chromosome 1, Tu2.1, whole genome shotgun sequence genome:
GAAATGTGGAGCGGGcctcacgcatcaaattatctaccgcacaaaaaaatggaattgttggaatttgttttgaattttttacgAATTTTTTTCTAACCGGGTGCAGATGAGCCTGGGCACCGAAACGCCCTACtcgtcaaaaacgctcttatattatgggacggtaGGAGTATGTATTAGTGGTCAAAGTTGTGCATTAAAGACCATGCAAAGTCAAGTGCGCCATATATTttgggaaggagggagtaccaGCTAAATGCTAAACTGGCACACTCTTGTGATGATTGTCAAATCCTAAGTATGCTTAATAAATGTTCAAAAAAAGAATACTTAATAAATTAGCACTCTCTATCGTGACTAGAATGCAGAATAGGTGACCTGCGCATTGCTTGATTGTGACCTTTTATAGCAGGTTTGGCATAAAATTCCAGCGTTTGTTGTGCTGGTTCTATGACACTTGAGAACAGATTTGTCTGTGAACCTTGCAGGTGGCAAGAACCAAGAAAATCTCTGCCCAAGCAGCAAAGAACTTAAATGGAGTTATCTTTACCCTTGGTGGAATCTCTAGGTGGACCAGGACCATGGAATTTTCAGCAACACAGTATTAGGCATGACCTCGTGTTCAACTTGATCCAGGAAGATTTCAGCAAAGGAATTGGCCTTAATTCAACACTATATGTCCATACCCACTAAGCATCTTGGCACCATAGTATTCAGCTATGCAGCGATCAATTAATATTTCTCTTCTATTTTAGAGAACAGTAACATCTTACGACTCACCAAAAACCTATTAAGGTCTCATCACGATGATGGATTGCTAAAGGAGTTATAACCATGGTATCCATGGTGCTAATGTCTTGTGAATAAGAGAGATAATATGTAGTATGTGTGTCTATGCATAAATTTTCAAGAGAGGGGGGAGATAAATGACAACGAAAGAGAAAAAAAAATATTCATTCTAATTCAAGCCTTATATTTTGGAACAAGATTGCAGAAACTATAATCCTTACATTTTGAAATGAGAGAGACTGCTTTAGATCTAGCCCTAGTCTTGTAAAGATTGTAAATACCAATCTACCAATTAtaaatggaaaggaaaatgtttCCCTGTTTCTGTACAAGGTCATTGGCAACTCTGGAACAAGATCAAGAAACAAACAGTACTACAGTATTACACAAGCAACATACCTTCTAAATGACATCTATCCACACAACTATGTGAAGTCATAACTAGACATGTGAGAAACAAAATTTGAAAGAAAAGGCAATCAAGGCATGAAAAAATCAAACGTACATAGTTACATATATATCAGTACGAATTAATGGTAATTACCCTTGGGAAGAGTGCCCGGCAAGAACCACACCAAGTTCCATAAAACTCTACAATAACAAGCCTGTCGCCTGCATCCCTTAGTGCATCCAAAAACTCCTGTGTGGAGTGTATGTCAATCATATTTGCACCAGCGTTCTTTTCCCACCATTTAGGTTGCTCACCAGTCTCTGAACGCACTGCGGCATGGGCCTAGCATGAGAACAATGGAAAGTCCAAAGATATCAAACACTCTCAGCAATCAGTTGAATAAATTAAGCAGTAACCCTATCCGTGTCCCAAGCATGTAAATGCAAGAAGCCTTTCTAGTTTCAGTCATAAAGAACTTCAACCAATTATGAAGTAACATAGTCTGAAGTATATTCACAATTTCCAATATCCGCGTGTACAATTCTCAGGGAGGGTGAGGTGAATGTGATTCATATAGCCCAAATCAAGCAAATAGTGTGTAAATGCCATCGATTAGACTCATTCCAACACCACAAATTAATCTATGGCTTGCAGGTGTATCTATTTTGTTTGCATAATGACAACTCTCCGCATGAATCAGCAACTAATCAGGATACTCTCCCTATTATGTATGTAATCCAGAAGGAAACCCCAATTAAACGATCAGAAGACTTCTCAAACCCCACGTTCCCAAACCGCCAAACCCTACATGAGACTCGAGCTTCCCTCATCACAACAGCGCAAAAACCCTTAACAGCGCAGAAGTCCTCTCTCCGAGGAAGCCACAGGAGAAAAAGAGCACGCACGCACCATGAGCCGGTGTGGCCGCCCAGGCGGGGCGGCAGCCGCCAAGCGCGTGACCCGCAGGTCGGCGCGTGGGGCGGGTGAGAGGACCCCGTGGGAggacggcgacgaggaggcggtGGTGGAAGCACCGAAGCGGCGGGGGAGGTGGTGGAGGAGGGCCTCGGCCATGTGCTCTGCGTCGCTCCGGGACGGGTCCAACGACTCCGGCGAGCACACCTAGACCGCCGCCGCAACGACCGAACTATTTGGTATCGGAGACGGGAGCATCCGATGAGGCGTCGCTGCAAGCGGGCTGTATGCGGCACTAGTCGGCTCCTGCCGTCTCCACCGCCTCCTTCCTTGGTTGCGGTGGGGGGAGGAGCGAGGGTCAGAGATTGTGGCCGTGTGGTGGAGACGGTAGCGGCTGGCTCTTTCGCGTGGATGGGGAGCTGAGTGCCACTAATAAGTGGGGCCCAGGTAACAGACAGTAGCTTGTCCCATTCGAAATTTAGAATTCGAAATGGCCTTGCTCGAAGAAGATCTGGGCTCTACGTGCGATCGTGCGATCCAGCATCCTCAGCCGTTTGATGTAAAACATGTGGTACAGGTAGATTGGCGTGGAATTCCAGATACTTCGATGTAACATTTTGTACTTACACCCTGAACAAAATCGAACACACACAGCACAACCTTCCCCTTTTCTAACATCTCGATGGAGGCAGTGGCGGCGTTGCCCCAGCCAGCTCTTCCCCGTTGATGAAGGTGTCATTGTTCGATAAACTCTTTCCGTCTCCAACACCGGGCCACCTAATCCCCTCGTCGATTGCGATGGCTTTGTTCTAGCCAGCTCCAGACCCTTGAAATCCTTCCCCACATCCCTCATATATTTCCGCGAGTATTGGAGCAAAGTGCAGTTCCATGGTTGTTGTCCTGGTGACATTGGAGGCCTAACGATGGCAATGAGGCTCATTAGCGTAGTTTGTCGGCTCTGTTCAATATTTCATGCAACGCCTCCTTGTCGGCTCCCGATCTACCTACGATCTATAGAGGTAGGCTACGTCTCATCCTCTTCCCTCATCCCCCACCTTCCTATGCTATGTGTTCTGTTTCTTCACTCTTCGCCTCTATTTCTAAACTTCTGATGTACGTACAGATAGGTTATGTGTACGTGCGTTCACATGGGGCAGAGATTTGTTTCTAGTGGATCTTACGAGATTTGGCTGATGTTTGTCTTTTGTGGATCTACGCGGATCCAGTCTTCATTCGTCCATGTGTCTACAGGTTGGATCCTTTTAATCTCCGCTTCTCTTCAGTGACGACGAGTGCTTTTTTGGTGCGCTAGTCCTTTGGGGTTTTAGTACGATGACTTCTCAATTGTTTACTACAACAAAGTTTGTCCGGAGGAGCGATGACGACACTGGTGCTCATATTTTCTGAATTTATTTTAGGCTTTTCGATGATGTTCGTTCAGTGAAAGGAGACTTCTCCAACGACTATGAGGCTGTGTTGGCTATGGCTCGCTTGGAGGCATCCAAAGAGGCCCTGGGTTGGCTCTGGCACGCCATGCGATGACAAGGTCAAAGCTCTCTTCGCCTCCACGACATCCGTCATCATTCGCAATGGCGAGAAGGCAAGCTTCTAGCACTGCTCTTAGTTGGGTGGTCACCCTCTTCGGTTTGCTTTCCTGAACCTGTTCAATCACTCCATTTGAAAGAACAAGTCGGTGGTGGCCGCGTTTTATGGGGACCGTTTGGGCTCACGGTCTGCGCCATGACAACGCCGGGCCATCCACACGACTGGCATCGCGCTCGTCGATAGATTTGATGATGAGATTGCTTGGACGGTCAGCGGCAATGATGAGTACTCCGCGCGCTTGGCCTACAACATGTAGTTCTCAAATTGGTCGCGCCTCACGTTTATATCCATGATCTGGAAGGTTTGGGCTCCTGGCAAAGTCAAAATGTTTTGTTGGCTGTTGCATCATGATAGGCCATGGTGCAACGATCGTCTTCAGCGGAGGGGGTGGAAGAATGACTATTTCTGCCCGCTCTGCAACAAAAACCTCGAGACCTCGATTCACCTTCTCTGGGGGTGCCCGGTCTTCATGGCGATCTGgtctaagagcaactccaacacGCCGACCCAAACGAACGACGAATTTATCTGTTTGAGTCGGCACGACGGACACCCATGTCCGCTTTCGCGTTTGGGTCGACGCATGCGCGGATGCGCCCAACGTTGGCCCGACCAATTTTCTAGGTCGCGCGGAAAAAAATAAAACACAAATATTTCAAAAATAGAAAAACATTAATTAAACATTAATGCCGGCCACAAAGGCCGGCGAGAGTCTACTTGTCCACATTTACATTCACTAAACCTAAACTACAATGAGGCGTGCTGCCCCAGGCGTCCTCGTCGTTGACGTTAGGGCCGATCAGGTCGATCAGCGTCGGCGTCGGCCCGGCCCAGGGGAACGTTGTATTCCGGACTCTGGTGATGTCGTCCGCCGCGGGTTGTGCCGCCGCCGACTGGGCACGGCGCGCCTGCTCCTCGGCCTCATGACGCTCCTCCTCGGCGCTGCGCTCTAGCTGCTCAAGGTACTCGCCCTCGCGATGCTCCTTGGCCAGCCTTTTGCTGGTGCCATTGTTCGAGGTAGGCGCGCTCCTGCGCTTTCGTTGcccccatccagatcagtggcgcACTGACCCATTCACGCGCCACCCTAATCCAGGAGTAGCGCTCGATGGGGGTCGGCTCCAGCTCGGCCTTGGTTGGGGATGGCAGGGCCAGCAGCGACATGACGCAGTCGCCGCCCGCGGACAGCGCCATGGCCTCCACCATGCGCGCCTCGCAAGtcgcttcctcctcctcgtcctcctcctcctcgctctccCGGAGGACAGCGGCCAGCACCACCTAGTCCTCGTCGTGCATGAAGAGGGGCAGCGGCGGGGAGCCATGCGAGACGTCGCGGACGCCGCGCCTTCGGCCTCCTCGTGCTCGAAGGCGAACCAACGCTGCCATGCCGGCGAGTCGACCGCGTACGCCGGCCCTTGCTGCTACTTCGGCGTCAGCAGCTGCCATCGGCGCTACACCTCCTTTGCGTGTGCCCGTGCCGACCGCGGCCCCACCGTCAATGGGATCCTCTCCGGATCCAAGTGTCAGTCATGCGGCAGCGTGACGTCGAGGTAGGGGAGAGGGACGCGGTGCTCTCAGTGCCACTTCGCTTGGTGCACTGGGACGGCGATCCACTGCCTTGGCCGACCGGAAGACAACGACAGAGGGGGGAGGCGCGTGGGGAGAGACGGCGGGGCCTTGCCCTTTCCCTTTCCTGAGAAGAGACCCATTGCGGCTTGCAGTGGCTACAATTTGCTAGGATTTTGTCGCCGATGGGAGAGCACAGGGATAGCGAGATGGGGACAGGGCGTCTGAAAGCGGATGAGGACGGGCCCGCACCGTACGCTTGGATTAAAAAAGGCCGACCGCCttcactgacgcgtgggcccgcGATGGGCGTTCGCCATTAATAAAGATGACCATGGTAGTTGGGCAGCTGCCAGGTGGGGACGCGGCGGACAGCAGGAAGACACGCGAGACGGTCACTTCGCGTCCACACCGACGCATTTCTGCCACAAATTTAGGGCATAAATAGGTCCGCACGGACGCGAAGCGGACACGTTTTACGAATAGATTGGCGCGTTGGGCCTTTATCTTTGTCCGCGTCAACCCAAATAAATGACGGTAGACAAAATGGGTACCTGTATTGGAATTGCTATAAGATAGCAACATGGAAGAGTTGCGTCGCGCTAGACCCGGCAGTTTGTTCACAAAGGAAGACAACGACGGAAGTTGTGTCAACGATGATCGGCAAAGCAGTGCCAGGGACGGGAAAGGGAACAAAGACGATGGTGACATTTGTTTCGTGGCATATCTAGTTTGAGGGTAACAGCTACACCTTCATAGCAACTCAAACGGACCGACCTAAATAGACGGCGATTTCGTTCGTTTTTTATCCATTTGGATCGGCCGCTCGCCCGACgtccatcctgtttttcatatgGGTCGACAGCGCGCCCAATGCGTCGACGCATATGTGTAGGCGTGGCCGGCTGGCCGTCTAATTTTGCATTGCATTCAACATATTGTGAAATGAAAATTTAACAAACAAAATAGTCCGTTCAAATAAATAGTATATTTTACaggccaaataaaaataaaaatgtttcACATAGTTTTGCAAATGAATAAAAAaagatacatctattggttgccaacatGAGTCCACATATGCTTAACCAAATCATTTTGCAGTTGTACGTGAGTTTCCCAATCACGCATGTCTTCATGAAACTGAGTGAACTGCTCAAATGTTGCCGCTACTCCATGCTCAAGCATAATATTCTCACCCTGAAACTGAAAGCCTT
Coding sequences within it:
- the LOC125552430 gene encoding thioredoxin-like 2, chloroplastic, with product MAEALLHHLPRRFGASTTASSSPSSHGVLSPAPRADLRVTRLAAAAPPGRPHRLMAHAAVRSETGEQPKWWEKNAGANMIDIHSTQEFLDALRDAGDRLVIVEFYGTWCGSCRALFPRLCRTATDNPNIVFLKVNFDENKPMCKRLNVKVLPFFHFYRGADGQLEAFSCSLAKFQKLKDAIAVHNTDRCSIGPPVGVGDVLASSSSQEKPAEAAS